A window from Sphingobacterium hotanense encodes these proteins:
- a CDS encoding rhodanese-like domain-containing protein, with product MKEISVQELKDMMDHNVEFQLIDVREPFEYEVSNLNGVNIPLSGVVIESEKISKDIPVILQCRSGKRSAQAVMLLEQEGFTNLSNLQGGILAWKDAFDPEMEVY from the coding sequence ATGAAAGAAATTAGCGTTCAGGAATTAAAGGATATGATGGATCATAATGTTGAATTTCAACTAATTGACGTTCGTGAGCCTTTTGAATATGAAGTATCCAATTTAAATGGGGTAAATATTCCATTATCAGGTGTGGTGATTGAATCGGAAAAGATTTCTAAAGACATTCCGGTAATTCTGCAATGCCGTTCGGGAAAGCGTAGTGCTCAAGCGGTTATGCTATTAGAGCAAGAGGGATTTACGAATCTTTCGAACTTGCAAGGTGGTATTTTAGCATGGAAAGATGCTTTCGACCCAGAAATGGAAGTATATTAG
- a CDS encoding SPOR domain-containing protein gives MIRKGFIVGCFFLVLCQFAKAQEGKVLVVKDSLIGLLQEYRAYYAINPSTSTKTPITLEEKKIDKRYAKRVKVRGFRVQIYSGSNRTEATNVQNSFLRQNSDMGAYLDYVEPNYRVKVGDFTSRSAATEYMRRLRGTYRNVFVFVEDVWVWQ, from the coding sequence ATGATTAGAAAAGGATTTATTGTAGGTTGCTTCTTTTTAGTGTTGTGCCAATTTGCAAAAGCACAAGAAGGAAAGGTATTAGTTGTTAAAGATTCATTGATTGGGCTTTTACAGGAATATCGCGCATACTATGCAATAAATCCTTCTACATCTACCAAGACTCCTATTACCTTGGAGGAGAAGAAAATCGATAAGCGTTATGCTAAGCGGGTAAAGGTTCGCGGTTTCCGCGTTCAGATCTATTCCGGCAGCAACAGAACCGAGGCTACCAATGTTCAGAATAGCTTCCTACGTCAAAACAGCGACATGGGGGCATATCTAGACTATGTGGAGCCTAATTATCGTGTTAAAGTCGGTGATTTTACCAGCCGTTCAGCGGCAACCGAATATATGAGACGTCTTCGCGGGACATATAGAAATGTCTTTGTATTTGTCGAAGATGTTTGGGTATGGCAATAG
- a CDS encoding Glu/Leu/Phe/Val family dehydrogenase — protein sequence MSSQDNTTYSFFQGVARNFDKAAKFTRFSPGILDQIKACNSILRVKFPVKIGEEIEVIEAYRVQHSHHKLPCKGGIRFSMEVDQDEVMALASLMTYKCAIVNVPFGGAKGGIKIDAKKYSEYELEKITRRYTTELVKKNFIGPGTDVPAPDYGTGAREMSWIVDTYTTLNPNEINAQACVTGKPISQGGVRGRAEATGLGVFFGVREAVKNEEDMAALGLSVGIAGKRVIVQGLGNVGYHAANYFQDEGAILVGLIEYEGAIYNADGLDLNAVVAHRKATGSILNFPGAENILESAKGLEYPCDILIPAALESVINGDNADRIQAQIIGEAANGPLTPEADEILNGKGKLVIPDIYLNAGGVTVSYFEWLKNLSHVRYGRLEKRFSENMYAEILNIIESMTNQKVSKLERKIILRGPDEVDLVYSGLEDTMIGSYQEIHDIWKNTEGVEDLRTAAFICAINKVGESYKELGIFP from the coding sequence ATGTCCAGTCAAGACAACACAACGTACAGTTTTTTCCAAGGGGTTGCTCGCAACTTCGACAAAGCGGCCAAATTCACTCGTTTTTCCCCAGGAATTCTCGATCAAATCAAAGCTTGTAACTCTATTCTTCGTGTGAAGTTCCCCGTGAAAATCGGAGAAGAGATCGAAGTAATCGAAGCTTACCGCGTTCAGCACTCACATCATAAGTTGCCATGTAAAGGTGGTATTCGCTTCAGTATGGAAGTAGATCAGGATGAGGTAATGGCGCTTGCGTCATTGATGACTTACAAATGTGCCATCGTAAATGTCCCTTTCGGCGGTGCTAAGGGCGGTATTAAAATCGATGCTAAGAAGTATTCGGAGTATGAGTTAGAGAAGATCACCAGACGTTATACGACGGAATTAGTGAAGAAGAATTTTATCGGTCCAGGAACCGATGTGCCGGCTCCGGATTATGGAACGGGTGCTCGCGAGATGAGCTGGATCGTTGATACATATACCACGTTGAATCCTAATGAGATCAATGCACAGGCTTGTGTTACGGGTAAGCCAATTTCTCAGGGTGGTGTTCGCGGACGTGCCGAAGCAACCGGTTTAGGGGTTTTCTTTGGGGTTCGTGAAGCCGTTAAGAATGAGGAAGACATGGCTGCGCTAGGGCTTTCAGTAGGTATCGCAGGCAAGCGCGTGATTGTTCAGGGTTTAGGAAACGTGGGCTACCATGCAGCAAATTACTTCCAAGACGAAGGTGCTATTTTGGTAGGTTTGATTGAATATGAAGGAGCAATTTACAATGCAGACGGATTAGATTTGAATGCTGTTGTTGCGCACAGAAAAGCTACAGGATCTATTTTGAACTTCCCTGGCGCTGAGAATATCTTGGAATCTGCCAAAGGTCTAGAATATCCATGTGATATCTTAATTCCAGCAGCTTTAGAGTCTGTAATTAATGGCGATAATGCGGATAGAATCCAAGCGCAGATTATTGGTGAGGCAGCGAATGGACCGTTGACTCCGGAAGCGGATGAAATATTGAACGGCAAGGGTAAGTTGGTTATTCCGGACATCTATCTGAATGCCGGTGGTGTGACGGTTTCTTACTTCGAATGGTTGAAGAACTTAAGCCACGTTCGTTATGGACGCTTAGAGAAGCGCTTTAGCGAAAACATGTATGCAGAGATCTTGAATATCATCGAGTCGATGACGAACCAAAAGGTTTCTAAATTAGAACGTAAGATTATTTTACGTGGACCGGATGAGGTGGATTTAGTATATTCTGGATTAGAAGATACTATGATCGGTTCTTATCAAGAAATCCACGATATCTGGAAGAATACCGAGGGTGTTGAGGATTTGAGAACTGCAGCCTTTATCTGTGCCATCAATAAAGTTGGTGAGTCTTATAAAGAATTAGGAATCTTCCCATAA
- a CDS encoding GNAT family N-acetyltransferase — MIHIERATEADASVIRDLALATWYPTYSPVLEKAQIDFMLEQSYSVAALQEGMRESAAFYLFLEDGVAQGFMSLSTHADKIRIDKLYLLPATQGRGFGKLMIDFAAEEAQKQGLSTLELNVNRNNKAYHFYLKQGFEVVETVDIPYYQFVLNDYVMQKNLIS; from the coding sequence ATGATCCATATTGAAAGAGCAACAGAAGCAGACGCGAGCGTTATTCGTGATTTAGCATTAGCAACCTGGTATCCTACTTATAGTCCCGTTTTAGAGAAAGCACAGATTGATTTTATGTTGGAACAGAGTTATTCTGTGGCGGCGCTGCAGGAAGGAATGCGCGAGAGTGCCGCTTTTTATCTCTTTTTGGAAGATGGTGTTGCGCAAGGCTTTATGAGTCTTTCTACCCATGCCGATAAAATCAGAATCGATAAGCTTTATTTGTTGCCTGCCACCCAGGGGCGCGGTTTTGGGAAATTGATGATCGACTTTGCAGCAGAGGAAGCACAGAAACAGGGTTTGTCGACTTTAGAATTGAATGTAAACCGAAACAATAAGGCCTACCACTTCTACCTGAAACAAGGATTTGAGGTAGTAGAGACGGTGGATATTCCCTACTACCAATTTGTTCTGAATGACTATGTCATGCAGAAAAATCTAATCTCTTAG
- the secA gene encoding preprotein translocase subunit SecA: MLKFLSKLFGSKSERDIKGVQPIVQKIKDEYEKLSGLSHDELRGKTLEFKSRIAEYLQDIDKEIDELKLHAEATEDMEDKTATYEKVDKLTKDRDKKLEEVLAEILPEAFAVVKETARRFTENKEIKVTATQFDRDLAVRKPNVTIDGEFAIWKNSWTAAGTDVTWNMVHYDVQLIGGIVLHQGKIAEMSTGEGKTLVGTLPTYLNALSGQGIHIVTVNDYLARRDSEWNGPIFEFHGLSVDCIDKHQPNSQQRRQAYQADIVYGTNNEFGFDYLRDNMTNTKESMVQRKLHFAMIDEVDSVLIDDARTPLIISGPIPLGDQHEFYQLKPRIERLVNAQKAYINTVLNQAKKAIADGDTDVEKGGLALFRAYRGLPKNKALIKFLSEGNHRQILQKVENYYMQEQNRHMPKADAELFFVIDEKNNQVELTEKGIELITATGEDPSFFILPDVGTEIAEIEKTDIPVEEKAQRKEELMRDYSVKAERIHSINQLLKAYTLFEIDDQYIVDEGKVKIVDEQTGRIMDGRRYSDGLHQAIEAKENVKVEDATQTYATITLQNYFRMYHKLSGMTGTASTEAGELWEIYKLDVVEIPTNKGIQRDDRQDFIYRTAREKYNAVAQEIQTLTEAGRPVLVGTTSVEISELLSRMLKLRGVKHNVLNAKLHQKEADIVAEAGRPGQVTIATNMAGRGTDIKLTEEVINAGGLAIIGTERHESRRVDRQLRGRAGRQGDPGSSQFFVSLEDPLMRLFASERISNLMVKMGVEDGEVMQHSMLTKSIERAQRKVEENNFGIRKRLLEYDDVMNSQRNVIYTKRKNALFGERLDVDLNNTIYDVVEDIVLEAKEDNNFDEFQIEVIRVFAINPEISKEEFASTSGNDLVEKLFTQVINYYHKKAENIAAMTLPVLTNVMAERGGMIENIVIPFSDGIRGIQVASNLKKAVESNGKDVFRSFEKGIVLALIDEAWKEHLREMDDLKQSVQNAVYEQKDPIIIYKMEAYNLFKNMLASMNKDIVSFLFKGEIPGQQQEAENIQAARSEAPKVKTTETKEELSSPTGVSEEDLNTQEPQVTQPIRKEQEVGRNDECPCGSGLKYKNCHGKQG; encoded by the coding sequence ATGTTAAAATTTTTAAGCAAATTATTCGGCAGTAAGTCTGAAAGAGATATCAAAGGTGTACAACCGATTGTACAGAAGATTAAGGATGAGTACGAGAAGCTATCGGGCTTGAGCCATGATGAACTGCGTGGAAAAACCCTAGAATTTAAGAGCAGAATTGCTGAATATTTGCAAGACATTGATAAGGAAATTGACGAATTGAAACTACATGCGGAGGCTACCGAAGACATGGAAGACAAGACGGCAACATACGAGAAAGTTGATAAATTAACCAAAGACCGCGACAAGAAATTAGAAGAGGTATTAGCGGAGATCCTTCCGGAAGCCTTTGCGGTTGTCAAAGAAACAGCAAGACGTTTTACTGAAAATAAAGAAATCAAGGTTACAGCAACTCAATTTGATAGAGACCTAGCGGTTCGTAAGCCGAACGTTACTATAGACGGCGAGTTTGCAATCTGGAAAAATAGTTGGACTGCAGCTGGTACGGACGTAACATGGAACATGGTTCACTATGATGTTCAGTTGATCGGTGGTATTGTATTGCACCAAGGTAAGATCGCAGAGATGTCTACAGGTGAGGGTAAAACATTAGTAGGTACATTGCCTACTTATTTGAACGCGCTATCTGGCCAAGGTATCCACATCGTAACGGTCAATGATTACTTAGCACGTCGTGACTCGGAGTGGAATGGTCCTATCTTCGAATTCCACGGATTGAGCGTTGATTGTATCGACAAACACCAGCCTAACTCACAACAACGTCGTCAGGCATACCAAGCGGATATCGTTTATGGAACGAACAATGAGTTCGGTTTCGATTATTTGCGTGATAACATGACCAATACCAAAGAGTCGATGGTTCAGCGCAAATTACACTTTGCGATGATTGATGAGGTTGACTCGGTATTAATTGACGATGCACGTACGCCTTTAATTATTTCTGGTCCTATCCCATTGGGCGATCAGCATGAGTTTTACCAATTGAAACCAAGAATCGAACGTTTAGTAAATGCGCAAAAAGCTTATATCAATACCGTATTGAATCAAGCTAAGAAAGCAATTGCTGATGGCGATACAGACGTTGAAAAAGGTGGTTTAGCACTATTCCGTGCTTACCGCGGTTTACCAAAGAATAAAGCTTTAATCAAGTTCTTAAGTGAGGGCAATCACCGTCAGATCTTACAGAAAGTTGAAAACTACTATATGCAGGAGCAGAACCGCCATATGCCGAAGGCAGATGCGGAATTGTTCTTTGTAATCGATGAGAAAAACAATCAAGTAGAGCTTACAGAAAAAGGTATTGAATTAATTACAGCTACTGGAGAAGATCCAAGCTTCTTTATCTTACCAGACGTAGGTACAGAGATTGCGGAAATCGAAAAAACAGATATCCCTGTAGAAGAGAAAGCACAACGTAAAGAGGAGTTGATGCGCGATTACTCGGTAAAAGCAGAGCGTATTCACTCGATCAACCAGTTGTTGAAAGCATATACTTTATTTGAGATCGATGATCAATACATCGTTGATGAGGGTAAAGTAAAGATTGTAGATGAGCAAACAGGTCGTATTATGGATGGTCGTCGTTATTCTGACGGTCTACACCAAGCGATCGAGGCGAAAGAAAATGTGAAAGTAGAGGACGCGACACAAACTTACGCGACGATTACCTTACAAAACTACTTCCGTATGTACCACAAGTTATCAGGGATGACGGGTACTGCATCTACAGAAGCAGGAGAGCTTTGGGAAATCTACAAATTAGACGTTGTGGAGATCCCTACAAACAAAGGAATTCAACGTGATGACCGTCAAGATTTTATCTATCGTACGGCTCGCGAGAAATATAATGCTGTAGCACAAGAAATCCAGACATTGACAGAGGCAGGCCGTCCGGTATTGGTTGGTACGACTTCCGTTGAGATTTCAGAGTTATTAAGCCGTATGTTGAAGCTTCGTGGTGTTAAGCACAATGTGTTGAACGCGAAATTGCACCAGAAAGAGGCGGATATCGTAGCAGAAGCTGGTCGTCCGGGTCAGGTTACTATTGCGACGAACATGGCAGGTCGTGGTACGGATATTAAATTAACAGAAGAGGTTATCAATGCGGGTGGTTTAGCGATCATCGGTACGGAGCGCCATGAGTCTCGTCGTGTTGACCGTCAGTTAAGAGGTCGTGCGGGACGTCAGGGTGACCCAGGTTCGTCACAGTTCTTTGTATCCCTAGAGGATCCATTGATGCGTTTATTTGCTTCAGAGCGTATCTCTAACCTAATGGTTAAGATGGGTGTTGAAGATGGCGAGGTGATGCAACACAGTATGTTGACAAAATCTATCGAGCGTGCTCAACGTAAAGTAGAGGAGAACAACTTTGGTATTCGTAAGCGTTTGTTAGAGTATGACGATGTGATGAACTCGCAACGTAATGTAATTTACACAAAACGTAAGAATGCATTGTTCGGAGAGCGTTTAGACGTGGATTTGAACAATACGATCTATGATGTTGTAGAAGATATCGTATTAGAGGCGAAAGAAGATAATAACTTCGACGAGTTCCAAATTGAAGTAATCCGCGTATTTGCTATCAATCCGGAGATTTCTAAAGAGGAATTTGCTTCGACATCAGGAAATGATTTAGTAGAGAAATTGTTTACTCAGGTAATCAATTACTACCATAAGAAAGCAGAAAACATCGCAGCAATGACATTGCCAGTATTGACCAATGTAATGGCTGAGCGCGGAGGAATGATAGAAAATATCGTAATTCCTTTCAGCGATGGTATTCGTGGCATTCAAGTTGCTTCAAATTTGAAGAAAGCAGTAGAGAGCAATGGTAAGGATGTGTTCAGATCATTTGAGAAAGGCATTGTACTAGCTTTGATCGATGAAGCATGGAAAGAACACCTTCGTGAGATGGATGATTTGAAACAATCTGTTCAGAATGCTGTTTATGAACAAAAAGATCCTATTATTATCTATAAAATGGAGGCTTACAACTTGTTTAAAAACATGTTAGCTTCTATGAATAAAGATATCGTTAGTTTCTTATTTAAAGGAGAGATCCCGGGACAACAACAAGAAGCAGAGAATATTCAAGCTGCTCGTTCGGAGGCTCCGAAGGTAAAAACAACGGAAACAAAAGAGGAACTTAGTTCACCAACAGGCGTTAGTGAAGAGGATTTGAATACACAGGAGCCGCAAGTAACTCAACCGATTCGTAAAGAACAAGAGGTTGGAAGAAACGATGAGTGTCCTTGTGGATCAGGTCTTAAATACAAGAACTGTCACGGAAAACAAGGTTAA
- a CDS encoding M28 family metallopeptidase — protein MKKSLALSLLLGLTLQFGFAQKQKELPITSTENISRILNTLASDEMRGRSSLSIPDISRAADFIASEFKNIGLVPYAEENYRQSFLVNKSKVASQSVLWDGKKLNEDKFLIVGGGVAENFNEGSGLKTLHITAEDDFSLKFREYVQKDADNAIVLVDQKHDTFLARFKKIYSGRENITTKDQASTSAVSKVFVIADQLAGKYQISQQRQEEELPMFNVAGIIPGKSKADEFVIFSSHYDHIGIIKPEGQDSIANGADDDASGTTALIELARYYKKLNNNERTLIFVSFTAEEIGMFGSKYFSNNIDPEKVTAMINIEMIGKDSRFGPNSLYVTGFDASNLGALMQENLKGSSFTFHPDPYKTQNLFYRSDNAVLAALGVPAHTFSTSQIDKDAYYHTVKDEVSTLDLNNIKSSIEAIAAGAIGIINGTQTPSRVEKLRD, from the coding sequence ATGAAAAAATCCTTAGCACTTTCCTTGTTATTGGGGCTAACCTTACAGTTCGGTTTTGCACAAAAACAAAAAGAACTACCGATCACTTCAACAGAAAATATCAGTAGAATACTTAATACGCTAGCTTCCGACGAAATGCGCGGAAGGTCCTCCTTATCGATTCCCGACATCTCTAGAGCAGCAGATTTCATCGCTTCCGAGTTTAAGAATATCGGATTAGTGCCTTATGCCGAAGAGAACTACAGACAATCTTTTTTAGTCAATAAATCTAAAGTAGCCAGTCAAAGCGTTCTTTGGGATGGCAAGAAGCTCAACGAGGATAAGTTCCTGATCGTTGGTGGGGGAGTAGCGGAAAATTTCAACGAAGGATCCGGCTTAAAAACCTTGCATATTACTGCAGAGGATGACTTCTCGCTAAAGTTCCGTGAATATGTACAGAAAGATGCAGATAATGCAATCGTATTGGTAGACCAGAAGCACGATACCTTCCTTGCTCGCTTCAAAAAGATTTATTCAGGGCGTGAAAACATCACAACGAAAGATCAAGCCAGTACAAGCGCTGTAAGCAAAGTTTTTGTAATTGCAGACCAACTGGCCGGCAAATACCAAATCTCTCAACAGCGCCAAGAAGAAGAGCTTCCTATGTTTAATGTAGCAGGCATTATCCCAGGCAAATCGAAGGCTGATGAATTTGTTATCTTTTCATCGCATTATGACCATATCGGAATTATCAAGCCGGAGGGGCAGGATTCTATCGCCAATGGTGCTGATGATGATGCCTCAGGTACTACTGCTTTAATTGAACTTGCCCGTTATTACAAGAAATTGAACAACAACGAACGCACCTTGATCTTCGTATCTTTTACCGCAGAAGAGATTGGTATGTTTGGCTCGAAATACTTCTCGAACAATATCGATCCGGAGAAAGTAACTGCGATGATCAATATCGAGATGATCGGAAAAGACTCGAGATTCGGCCCGAACAGCTTATATGTAACCGGATTTGACGCATCCAATTTAGGTGCATTGATGCAAGAAAATCTGAAAGGCTCTTCCTTTACCTTTCATCCCGACCCTTATAAAACACAAAACTTATTCTACCGCAGCGACAATGCCGTATTGGCCGCTTTAGGCGTGCCGGCACATACCTTCTCCACCTCACAGATTGATAAAGATGCTTATTATCATACCGTGAAAGACGAGGTGAGCACTTTAGACCTCAATAATATAAAATCAAGTATAGAAGCAATTGCTGCTGGCGCTATCGGTATCATCAATGGTACACAGACACCAAGCCGCGTAGAAAAACTAAGAGATTAG
- a CDS encoding M20 metallopeptidase family protein has protein sequence MSNIKEKIQDLAEVYYQDTITNRRHLHQHPELSFEEYNTSAFIQQILRDLNIPFNMMANTGIVAEIKGDIPSDKVLALRADMDALPITEVEGRSYGSQNPGVMHACGHDVHTSSLIGVAKILNDLKGELAGTIRLIFQPGEERLPGGASLMIKEGALKNPEPMGIVGQHVMPFLETGTVGFRSGKYMASCDELFMTIRGKGGHGAHPHQNIDPIAISAQIITALQQIVSRSADPRIPTVLSWGKIIGNGATNIIPEEVYMEGTFRTFDEVWRAEAHEKMVKLAEGIADSMGATCEFEVRKGYPFLINEPGITEASRAYAEDYLGKDKVVELDLWPAAEDFSYYSQEISACFYRLGTGNKAKGIQSAVHTPTFDIDEEALKISIGLMSYIAFRYLSA, from the coding sequence ATGTCTAATATCAAAGAAAAGATTCAAGACCTCGCTGAAGTATATTATCAAGATACAATAACCAACAGAAGACATTTGCACCAACACCCGGAGCTGTCTTTTGAAGAATACAATACCTCAGCCTTCATTCAACAAATTTTAAGAGATTTAAATATCCCCTTCAACATGATGGCCAATACGGGCATTGTTGCAGAGATCAAGGGCGATATCCCATCGGATAAGGTCTTGGCCTTGCGCGCCGATATGGATGCTTTACCTATTACAGAGGTTGAAGGAAGGTCCTATGGTTCTCAGAACCCTGGCGTGATGCATGCCTGTGGGCATGATGTCCATACCTCCTCATTAATCGGGGTGGCAAAAATCTTAAATGATCTGAAGGGCGAATTAGCGGGTACTATCCGTCTGATTTTTCAACCTGGGGAAGAAAGACTTCCTGGCGGAGCTTCGCTGATGATTAAGGAAGGTGCTTTGAAGAATCCGGAACCTATGGGGATTGTCGGACAACATGTGATGCCTTTCCTGGAAACTGGAACAGTCGGCTTTCGTTCGGGCAAGTACATGGCTTCCTGCGATGAATTGTTTATGACGATTCGTGGAAAGGGAGGACATGGCGCACATCCGCATCAGAATATTGATCCTATTGCTATTTCAGCGCAGATTATTACAGCATTGCAGCAGATTGTTAGCCGTAGTGCAGACCCACGGATACCAACGGTACTTTCCTGGGGAAAGATTATAGGCAACGGGGCAACGAATATTATTCCTGAAGAGGTTTATATGGAAGGTACTTTCCGCACCTTCGACGAGGTTTGGCGTGCTGAAGCTCATGAGAAGATGGTGAAGCTTGCTGAAGGAATTGCCGACAGCATGGGTGCCACCTGCGAATTTGAAGTTAGAAAGGGCTATCCATTCTTAATTAACGAGCCGGGAATTACCGAGGCGTCTAGAGCTTATGCAGAAGACTATCTAGGTAAGGATAAGGTCGTTGAATTGGATCTATGGCCGGCTGCGGAGGATTTCTCCTATTATTCTCAAGAGATTTCCGCTTGTTTCTACCGTTTAGGGACAGGAAATAAGGCGAAGGGCATTCAATCTGCCGTTCATACACCGACATTCGATATTGACGAAGAGGCTTTGAAAATCAGTATCGGACTGATGAGTTATATTGCGTTTCGTTATTTATCTGCCTAA
- the surE gene encoding 5'/3'-nucleotidase SurE, whose translation MSKKKPTILVVNDDGITAPGIKVLLEVMQEIGDVIVVAPDSPQSGMGHAITIGRPLRLDKIDLYPGVEMYKCSGTPVDCVKLAVNKIFKGKKPDLCVSGINHGLNYSINVLYSGTMSAAVEGAIEDIPSIGFSLDDFSHNADFSHTRSYVKTIAQQVLLNGLPKNTLLNVNFPNIAKDIHGIKVCRQANAKWFEEFDERLDPYNREYFWMTGNFLLQDRGEDTDVYALANGFVSIVPTQFDMTAHHAIPELNSWNFDDK comes from the coding sequence ATGTCGAAAAAGAAACCTACTATACTTGTCGTAAATGACGATGGAATTACTGCTCCGGGCATTAAAGTGCTTTTGGAAGTTATGCAGGAAATCGGGGATGTTATTGTTGTGGCGCCTGACAGTCCACAATCGGGCATGGGACACGCGATTACAATCGGTAGACCTTTACGATTAGATAAGATTGATTTATATCCTGGCGTGGAGATGTACAAATGCTCCGGTACGCCTGTTGACTGTGTTAAATTGGCGGTTAACAAGATCTTTAAAGGCAAGAAACCTGATTTATGTGTTTCGGGAATCAATCATGGGTTGAACTATTCGATTAATGTGTTGTATTCAGGAACGATGTCGGCTGCGGTAGAGGGAGCTATCGAGGATATTCCATCGATTGGATTTTCATTAGATGATTTCTCGCATAACGCTGATTTTTCGCATACCAGATCTTATGTGAAGACTATTGCGCAGCAGGTTCTGTTAAATGGTCTTCCAAAGAACACTTTGTTGAATGTCAATTTTCCGAATATAGCTAAGGATATTCATGGCATTAAGGTATGTCGTCAGGCAAATGCGAAGTGGTTTGAGGAGTTCGATGAACGTTTAGACCCATACAACAGAGAATACTTTTGGATGACGGGCAATTTCCTGCTACAGGATCGCGGCGAGGATACGGATGTTTATGCGCTAGCCAATGGCTTTGTCTCCATTGTTCCTACACAATTTGACATGACAGCGCATCATGCAATTCCGGAGTTGAATTCTTGGAATTTTGACGATAAGTAA
- a CDS encoding thiamine diphosphokinase produces MSSHHIVRENQEPALFVVDPHNIDAEYLGQLLEWSPTIITLAQHYEVLASWGIKVDVLLVDGHVATDMEEHLLAISYSEDYYSALFAYLESKKNYTLNIIVDQFEKADFLAYLPTFTINFISNGFKYVLLQQYEKWLPAGLILHLPDAYHLTDKFSNVNLLDANQLEVREDGFVTMQKTNDYVLIGEVL; encoded by the coding sequence ATGTCATCCCATCACATTGTTCGTGAGAATCAAGAACCGGCTTTATTTGTTGTAGATCCGCATAATATTGACGCTGAATATTTAGGGCAGCTGTTGGAGTGGAGCCCTACGATTATTACACTTGCTCAGCATTATGAAGTTTTAGCGTCTTGGGGCATCAAAGTCGATGTATTGCTGGTGGATGGACATGTTGCGACCGATATGGAAGAGCATTTGTTGGCCATCAGTTACTCGGAAGATTACTATTCAGCTTTATTTGCCTATCTGGAGAGCAAAAAGAACTATACTCTGAATATCATCGTAGATCAGTTTGAAAAGGCTGATTTCTTAGCATACCTACCTACTTTTACCATTAATTTTATCTCTAACGGTTTCAAATACGTGTTGCTACAGCAGTATGAGAAATGGCTACCTGCGGGATTAATTTTGCATTTACCTGATGCATATCATTTGACGGACAAGTTTAGTAATGTAAATTTACTAGACGCGAATCAATTAGAAGTTCGCGAGGATGGTTTTGTGACCATGCAGAAGACAAATGATTACGTATTAATTGGTGAAGTCTTATGA
- a CDS encoding 1,4-dihydroxy-6-naphthoate synthase, producing the protein MEKLTLGFSPCPNDTFIFDALIHGKIDTGGLQFHVEYHDVETLNAKAFANDLDITKLSYHAFAYAVEDYELLDAGSALGFGVGPLLICKDEALAAQLGRYAGGDLPEEFANLKVGIPGKYTTANFLLGLAYPGLQNKQEMVFSDIEASLLDGSIDVGLIIHENRFTYMDKGLHKIADLGDFWEKTTGSPIPLGGIVIKRSLPQEVKEKVNRLLKESVQYAFANPKSGIDYIRSHAQEMEEEVMYKHIELYVNSYSEELGDEGRRAVNRMFDKARTLNLIPTTSKNIYLVK; encoded by the coding sequence ATGGAAAAACTGACACTGGGCTTCTCGCCCTGTCCGAATGATACATTTATTTTTGATGCGTTGATACATGGAAAGATTGACACTGGGGGGCTTCAGTTCCACGTGGAATATCATGATGTGGAAACGCTGAATGCGAAGGCATTTGCTAATGATTTGGATATCACTAAATTAAGCTACCATGCTTTTGCCTATGCGGTTGAAGACTACGAATTGCTGGACGCGGGAAGTGCGCTGGGCTTTGGCGTAGGGCCGCTATTGATCTGCAAGGATGAGGCATTAGCTGCACAATTGGGACGTTACGCCGGAGGCGATCTACCTGAAGAATTTGCTAATCTAAAAGTCGGTATTCCCGGCAAATATACCACCGCTAATTTCCTGTTGGGTCTGGCCTATCCAGGTTTGCAGAACAAACAAGAGATGGTATTCTCGGATATAGAAGCATCTTTACTAGACGGAAGTATCGATGTAGGATTGATTATCCATGAGAACAGGTTCACTTATATGGACAAGGGTCTTCATAAAATTGCGGACCTTGGGGACTTTTGGGAAAAAACGACAGGTTCGCCGATTCCATTAGGGGGAATTGTCATTAAGCGATCATTACCGCAGGAAGTCAAAGAAAAGGTAAATAGGTTGCTGAAGGAAAGCGTGCAGTATGCCTTTGCGAATCCGAAATCGGGCATTGACTATATCCGTTCGCATGCGCAAGAAATGGAAGAAGAAGTCATGTATAAACACATCGAATTGTACGTTAATAGCTATTCTGAGGAACTTGGGGATGAAGGCAGACGTGCCGTCAATCGTATGTTCGATAAGGCCCGCACATTGAATCTGATTCCGACAACATCAAAAAATATATATTTAGTAAAATAA